ACGTCGAATTTTCCGAGGCGCAGATCGCGGATGATCTCGACGCGCTCGACGGTGTCGATGTCGGAATGCAGATAGCGGACACGAATCCCGTTCTCGGCGAGATAGTCGGTCAGATCCTCCGCCATGCGCTTGGTCAGCGTCGTGACCAGCACGCGCTCGCCGGCTGCGATGCGCCGCTTCGCTTCGGACAGCAGGTCGTCGACCTGCGTCGTGGCCGGCCTGACATCGATCGCCGGGTCGATCAGCCCGGTCGGACGCACGACCTGCTCGACCACCTGCCCCTGGTGTTCAGCTTCATAGGTCGAAGGCGTCGCCGAGACGAAAATCGTCTGCGGCATCAGGCGCTCGAATTCCTCGAATTTCAGCGGACGGTTGTCGAGCGCGGACGGCAGGCGGAAACCGTAGCCGACGAGGTTTTCCTTGCGCGAGCGGTCCCCCTTGTACATGCCGCCGACCTGCGGAATCGACACGTGCGACTCGTCGACGAACAGCAGCGCATCCGGCGGCAGATAGTCGATCAGCGTCGGCGGCGGCTCGCCCGGCCCGCGCCCCGAGAGGTGTCGCGAGTAGTTCTCGATGCCTTTGCAAAAACCCATCTCGTTGAGCATCTCGAGGTCGAAGCGGGTGCGCTGCTCGATGCGCTGCGCTTCGACGAGCTTGCCCGAAGTCTGGAACCAGGCCGACCGGTCCCGCAGTTCGTCCTTGATCGCCTCGATCGCCTTCAGCACCGTCGCGCGCGGCGTCACGTAGTGGCTGGACGGATATACCGTGAAGCGCACGAGCTTCTGCTTCAGGTGCCCGGTGAGCGGGTCGAACAGCGTCAGATGTTCGACTTCGTCGTCGAAGAGCTCGATGCGCACCGCAAGTTCGGCGTTCTCGGCCGGAAAGACGTCGATGACGTCGCCGCGCACGCGGAACGTGCCGCGGCGAAAATCGATGTCCGAGCGCGTGTACTGCATCGCGACGAGACGCTGCACGAGGTCGCGGTGGGCGATGCGCTCGCCTTCGCGCAGGTGCAGGATCATCGCGTGGTAGTCGACCGGGTCGCCGATACCGTAGATGCACGACACGGTCGCGACGATGACGACGTCGCGTCGCTCCATCAGGCTCTTCGTCGCCGACAGGCGCATCTGCTCGATGTGCTCGTTGATGCTCGAATCC
Above is a genomic segment from Azoarcus sp. PA01 containing:
- the uvrB gene encoding excinuclease ABC subunit UvrB; protein product: MTSSTDSVPVITFEGSPFSLHQPFPPAGDQPAAIDLLAEGIADGLMYQTLLGVTGSGKTYTMANVIARCGRPALVLAPNKTLAAQLYAEFREFFPENAVEYFVSYYDYYQPEAYVPSRDLFIEKDSSINEHIEQMRLSATKSLMERRDVVIVATVSCIYGIGDPVDYHAMILHLREGERIAHRDLVQRLVAMQYTRSDIDFRRGTFRVRGDVIDVFPAENAELAVRIELFDDEVEHLTLFDPLTGHLKQKLVRFTVYPSSHYVTPRATVLKAIEAIKDELRDRSAWFQTSGKLVEAQRIEQRTRFDLEMLNEMGFCKGIENYSRHLSGRGPGEPPPTLIDYLPPDALLFVDESHVSIPQVGGMYKGDRSRKENLVGYGFRLPSALDNRPLKFEEFERLMPQTIFVSATPSTYEAEHQGQVVEQVVRPTGLIDPAIDVRPATTQVDDLLSEAKRRIAAGERVLVTTLTKRMAEDLTDYLAENGIRVRYLHSDIDTVERVEIIRDLRLGKFDVLVGINLLREGLDIPEVSLVAILDADKEGFLRSERSLIQTIGRAARHINGRAILYADVVTRSMRAAIDETERRRTKQIAFNEANGIVPKTVSKRIKDIIDGVYAGDEEREGRSVAEPPPEYFSMNEKTVAKLIRKLEKEMQEHARNLEFEKAAAARDELFRLRQRTFGADQHGTP